Genomic window (Prosthecochloris aestuarii DSM 271):
ACCAGTTTGAGCTGATATCTTCACCGGTGGATACCACTCCGCAGGCAAATGCCCACATCGGAGGGAACCAGGTGACCGGTTTCATGAGGGGAAGGATCGCAGACGGTTCTATTTTGAACCCCGGCCTGTTGACATTATCCAGTGCCTGCTGTATCACTTTTTCTCTCGCCGAACTGACTCCGGAGGAAAGGAGCTGCGAGCGAAGATGCTGTTCGGGCTTACTGTTGACTGCGTTGCGACCGTTCATTGTCTACTCTTTGACTCTTCGTCTGAAAACAAAGCAACAATTATACGAGTTTTTCTGCAGAAATGTAAGCATTTAGTTGACCGCAGTGCGGTGTTTGTCTGCAATTTCACGATTCAAATCAAGAATACGTGAGAAATTCTTTGCTGCGTCGCCGTTTTCAAGACTTTCTTTGCAAAGACACAATCCTTCGTCAATGCAGGTCGCTTTGCCGGAGACGTAACAGGCCATGGCAGCGGCGTAGATTGACGCATCAATTTGAGCCTGAGATGCCGAACCGTCGAGGATTCTGCGGATGATCATTGCGTTATCTTCCCGGTCGCCGCCTTTCAGATCGGCTGTTTTCCATCGGGAGAGTCCGAACTCCTCGGGAATGACGCTGTGATAGGAGACCACTCCTTCGTGAAGCTCGCTGATATGAGTGATTCCGCAGACGCTCGATTCGTCGAGTGGGGCACCGCTTTCTGTTTTTCCATGGACGACCATTGCGTGGCGGCAGCCCGTTTTCATAAGGGTTTCGATATAGAGCTCCATGATCGACGGATCATAGACCCCTATCACCTGACGTTTGACGCAGGCCGGATTGGCAAGAGGGCCGAGCGTGTTGAAAATCGTTCGGATGCCGAGTTCCCTGCGGATATGGGCAACGGCTTTCATCGATGGGTGATAGAGTGGAGCAAAGAGAAATGCGAACCGGGTTTTGCTGAACAGTTCCATGGTTGCCTCCGGGCTCAGGTCGATGGTGTAGCCCAGAGCTTCAAGGACATCGGCACTGCCGCAGCGGCTTGTAACCGAGCGGTTGCCATGTTTTGCTATGCTGACGCCCGCTCCGTTGGCAATGATTGCGGCAACAGTAGAGACGTTGAAGGTGCCTGCGTGGTCTCCGCCTGTTCCGCAGGTATCGACAGCATGTTCGTCAAGCTCGATCGGGATGGCGTGTGTCATCATGGCGCGATATGCTCCGCTGAGTTCCGTTGCTTTAACCCCTTTTTTCTGGAGGAGTGCAAGAATGGCGGCAATAGCGATATCTGAAAAACCGCCGGTCATGATGGCGGTTATGCAGGCTTCCATCTCAGCGGAGCTGAGATCGTTATCTGCAAGAAGCTGTTGAAGTAATGCGTTCTGTTGCATGGAAAACAGTGCAATGACGAATGGTAAAAAATTTTAAGATCGTACATTAAAAACAGGCCGATGATTGCTCATACAGACGTTCACGAGGCGCTGTCCGGTATTCAATATACTGAGAGGGGCAATGGTTTCAAATTGTCCCGTGAATGGTTTGGTTCTCAATATGTGTCTGTCGCCTTTTGCTATGACGCCAAAATCTCATACGTTATTTTCATATGACTCATCTCTGGAAACTTGATCTTATCCGCCGCAAGATGGCGGACCTTCAACTTGATTCTTTTCTTCTGTCGGATCTTCATGTCATACGCTGGCTTTCCGGCTTCAGCGGTTCAAGCGCAAGGGTGCTGCTGAGCCAGGATCGTGCGGTGCTGTTTACCGACTTTCGATACCGGGAACAGGTGGCTGAAGAGGTTGATTCCATGGAATGCAGTATCATAGACGGGGGATTTCTGAATGCTTTCGCCGAAAGCGGCGTTCCTGGACCGGAGCGCTTGGGCATTGAGAAGGATGTGGTGAGCGTCGGGGAGTTTGAGCGTCTCAGGGCGAGGTTTGACCGGTTGGCTATTGTGCCGGTGAGCGGCTTTTTCGACGAGTTCAGGATGATCAAGGATGCAGCGGAACTGGGCGCTTTACGGCAGGCTGCCAGGATCACTGAACAGACGCTTGAAAAAATTGTGCCGATGATCTCTCCCGAGGTGACCGAGCTGGATATCGCAGCTGAAATATCGTACTGGCACCGTCGTTTCGGAGCTGAAAGGGATTCATTCGAACCCATCGTTGCCAGCGGCCCCCGTTCGGCAATGCCTCACGCTCGACCGCAACCTGAAAAAATCAGAGAGGGTTCCCTTATCGTTATCGATATGGGTTGTGTCTGCAATGGCTATGCTTCCGATCAGACAAGGACATTTGCTCTCGGCAAGATTCCCGATGAAGCGGCAAAGATTTATTCCATTGTCCGCGATGCTCAGCAGCTCGGTCTTGATTCGATCAGATGCGGTATGGCGGCTAAGGAGCTCGATGCCATTGTCAGAAACGCGATCGCTTCTCATGGTTACGGTGAGGCGTTTGGTCACAGTCTCGGACACGGGGTCGGGGTTGAAGTGCATGAGTTGCCCAGGGTCTCGTCCGCATCGGAGGATTATCTTCATCCAACGACGGTGTTTACCGTTGAGCCGGGTATTTACCTTCCCGGCAGGTTCGGTGTGAGGATCGAGGATACGGTGGTTCTTCATGAATCGGGGCCCGAACCTCTTCAGCGTTATACGAAGGAACTGGTTCAACTCTGATTACAACTGCCGATGAAGATCGACAAGTATTGATTATGCATGGTCATCACCACTGCGTTCAGGCTGGCGTTTGTTTTTTCACCAACGCGAGAACTTTTTCTGTTCAGCACCCAGCACCCAGCACCCAGCACCCAGCACCCAGCACCCAGCACCCAGCACCCAGCACTCAGAACTCAGAACTCAGTACCGTCTCTATCCTGCAATCAGCTGTTTTATCCGAATGGCGTATGCCGAGAGGGTGAGAAACGGGTTGGCGTTGCGCATGATGGAGCGGATGGTCGTTTCGGTCGCGACCGACACTTCGTAAAAGTCCGGCTTTCTGAAGTTCTGGACGAAACGGATAACCGATGATTCGAGATCAGGATTGTTGAGCCCTTCCCAGCGGGGGTCTATCCTTCGGTGGTTGATATCCTGAAAGAAGAGGAGGAGGCTTGCGAGCATGGATGCGATCTCCTGACGGGAAAGATTTTTTGCCATCTCTTCGGTTTCGCGGATCGCTTCCTGGAGGCGCCTGGGTGTCAGCAGGTTGCGCAGCCAGTCGATAGCTCGATTGCGCAGTTCGAGTCCCGGAAGTGTCATTGCCGCTTGATCTGTTATGCTGCGTGACAGGTCGAGCGCTTTTTCCAGGTTGCCTCGTGAAGCGCTGACAATGAAGCGCAGGATATCCTCATCTGCAGCGGGACAGGCTGCTGAAAGCCATGCTTCCATCTCGGCTGGTTTTATCCTCGAGAATTTGAGTATCTGACAGCGTGAGCGTATGGTCGGAAGAATGGATTCCGGTCTGGATGAGACGAGAATGAACAGGACGTGTTTTGGAGGTTCTTCGAGCAGCTTGAGCAGCTTGTTTGCTGCAGACTGATTGAGTTTTTCGGCCTGGGAGATGATAAAGACTTTTCTTCCTCCTCCAGAGGGCATGAAGGCTGCTTTCTGCTGAAGATCGCTGACCTGCTCGGTAAGAATTGCCATGGATCGTTCCATGACGGGCGTGAAATAGGGGTTCCGCTTTTTTTGTTCTATAAGCGCTTCGTAGCGGGCTTTTGCTTCGCTGAATTTTTTGTTTTCACTTTTCGACGGGTCGATCTGGTCGAGCAGCACGGACTCTACCGGGAAGACGTATTCGATGTTCGGGTGGAGAAAGGCGGTAGCCTGAAGACAGCTTTCACAGATATCGCACGACCCTTTTTGGGGATCAGGAGAGCGCTGTGAACAGTTGAGCTGCTTGGCCAGTTCGAAAGCTACGGCTTCTTTTCCGATGCCTTCAGGACCGGAAAAGAGATAGGCATGAGCCAGTCGGTCGGCAGCAAGAGATTTTTTGAGAATATTGACCTGCAGCGATTGACCGATGATGTTGTCCCAGCTCATAGTGTGTTTTCAGTCTGAGTTATTGGCCTCTTCAGCACCGTTTCTTTGAGATGGTGATTTGTCGATATACAACAGCAGGGCGCACAGAAAACGGTGCGCCCCCTGGCATCAGCAGTGCATCACTTCTTATATGAAGGTGAGCCAGTTGTAGGGATCGGTCCCTTTTTTGACGATGTCGAGATATTTTGATTGCAGCAGCTCGGTAATTGGGCCGCGTTTTTCATCTCCTACAGCGTATTTGTCGATACTTCTGACCGGTGTGATTTCAGCAGCCGTTCCAGTCAGAAAAACCTCATCGGCAATATAGAGCGCTTCTCGTGGGATCAGGGTTTCCTGAACCTCGTAGCCAAGCTCTCTGGCGATATGAATAACGGCATTGCGAGTGATGCCCGGCAGGATAGACTGACCCGACATCGGCGTGTAGATAATGCCGTCACGAATGACAAAAATGTTTTCACCGCTACCCTCGGCGACGTAGCCGTGGACGTCGAGACCGATTCCCTCGGCATAATTATCCATCAGGGCTTCCATCTTGATAAGCTGGGAGTTGAGGTAGTTGCCCCCCGCTTTAGCCCAGGTGGGAAGCGTATTCGGCGCTAATCTTGCCCAGGATGACACGCAGACATCAACACCGTTCTCGAGGACCTCTTCGCCGAGGTAGGAGCCCCATTCCCAGGTTGCAATGGCAACTTCAATCGATGCAAGGGCCGGATTGACGCCGAGCGCGCCCTGACCGCGTTTGACCAGCGGTCTGATATAGCATGCTTTATGACCGTTTGCTTTGATGGTGGCGATAATGGCGTCTTTCAGCTCCTGTTCCGAGTATGGAATTTCCATACGGTATATCTTGGATGACTGATAGAGGCGCTTGATATGTTCGTCAAAAAACAGTATTGCAGAGCCTTTGTCGGTGTCATAGCATCGGATCCCTTCAAACGTGGAAGAACCATAATGAATGACGTGGGAAAGAATATGAATTTTGGCGTCGTGCCAGTTAACCAGTTCCCCGTTCATCCAGATTTTTTCGGACTTGTTCATTGCTCGCTCATTGATGTGAAAAATACCTGAATACAATCTTCAAAGATAGATTGTTTTACGTTTTTTAAAAGCCGCTGCAGGGGATTTTCCCGGCAGTGAGGCAAAAAAGCAGCGGCCGGTTACATAAAGAAAGGTCCCGCATTTTCGGGCGGGACCTCTCGTAATGTGATTGGTGTGAGGCTCCGGGAATGGATTGTCAGTAAATCCTGTCATAGACCCCGTCAACCTCTCTGAGGATAGGCTCATAAGCGGCGACATGACGCCCGAAACAGACCCCGATCGACTCATACAGCGCTACCTGGTCAAGGTCGACAAAACGCTGTTCGATGGCCTTGGTGGATTCAATGTATTCGATTTTGCGTCCTTTTACTTTGGAAATGGTTACACCGGATTTGCCTTCGGAAAGGAGTATGACCGCTGCTGCTCCTGCTTCATAGCCGAAGTTGACGTCATAGGCAGAGGTGTTTCCTGAACGGACAAGATGACCCGGATGAATTTCACGGATTTCGGGGATTTCGTAGATGCCTTCGACGAACATGCCGGTTTCTTTCATGAAAATTGGCATATCCGGGTCGGCTTTTAACCTCTTTTTCATCTCCTGGCACACATATTTACCGGCGCCGGCAAGTTTTTGATGGCCAAAGGCATCAACACCTGCAGATTCATCGATAATGTCCGTACCGTCGGCGTTTTTCATGCCTTCAGCGACGACGATGGTATAGGTGCCTGCGCTGACGTCACTCTGGCGGATGCGGCGAGTGAATCTTCCGACAATGTGTTCGTAGACGACATCCCAGTCGACCGGGATTTCAGGGATGAGGATACAGTCGGCTTCGGCGGCGATACCGCTTCGGAAGGCGGTGTGGCCGGCATAACGTCCGAATACTTCGGTGACAAGAATTCTGTTATGGGTACGGCCGGTGGTTTTCAGGTCCTGAACGAACTGGGCGATACGGTTGATGGTCGAGTCTCCACCGACGGAGTAGGTCTGCAGGTCGAGATCCATGGTTTTTGGGGCATGGATACAGTGAATTCCGTTGCTGTTCAGGTCCACCATGACACTACCCGAATCATCACCTCCGCTGACCACGAGGCCATCGAGTTCGAACTTTTTCATGCCCTCTTTGATGCGGTTGTACTTCTCGGGATTACTGATGGCTTTGATTTTCACCCTCGAATGGCCTGCTTCCGAACCTGCGAAGTTTCCGGAAAACTGATCCAGACGTGCCTGGTCGAGCAGTACGAGTTTTTCATTGTCGATAAGGTTGTATAGTCCTGCGTAGCCGTTGGGGATAATATACATTTCAATCCCTTTGGAGAGGGCCATGAATGCTGCCCCTTTGATGACTGCGTTGAGACCGCCGCAGTCTCCTCCGCTGGTGAGAATGCCAATTTTTTTCACGGTGTGTATCTCCTGTCGATAGTCAGATTAGTGATGTAGGGTTGAATTACTGTATGTCAAGATAGATGATGCGGTCTGATTTTTCAACTGAATTCATAGCCCTCGGTCTCTGGCGAGGGTTTTTTTACGCGATGAGCAGTTCTTTTCGGATATTGTGTTTTCTGTCATAGGATAAAGAAGGAGTATCTATTAACGGCGGCGGCTGCAAAGGAGGGTTTTCCTCTGTCTGCGTGCCGGTGTGACAAGCTTTTCCGGTAGCATGACCTTTTTTGACGAGTTCAAGATAGCCTGGGTTCATCTCAGGGAGCGAAAACGACAAAGTCTCCTGACTGCACTTGGTGTGGCTGTTGGCTCTGCCATGCTGATTACAACGATTGCCGTGGCAAACGGTTCGACCCAGAATGTCATTAATAAGATCATTGATATTGCCCCTCACGTTATCGTGAGCGCTGAACAGATAACGCCTCTTCTGCCTGATAATCTTATTGGTTATGGCCAGGAGCGGCTTGCCATGGTGGAAAAAAATGTGACGACCAGGGATAAGGAGACGATTAAAAACTATCCCGATGTCGTTTCCAGGATCGCGGCACTCGGGACGGTCGAGGTTGCAGCGCCTTATGTGACAAGCAAGATGATCGTTCGCAATAAATCCCGTTTTACTCCCTGCATTGCTAAAGGGGTACTCCCAGCAGAAGAGTCGGGTATAGCAAACCTTCGCGGCAAGCTTCTTGAACCAAATGCATTGCAGGAACTTGACTATACACCTTCCGGAATTATTCTCGGTGACCAGCTGGCGGAAAAGCTGAAAGCAGGCTATCATTCACGTCTTGTCCTGATCAGTCAGGGCAGCGAGGAATATCCTGTTATCGTGGTCGGCCGTTTCAGTACCGGTTTCAACGCGAAAGATGAGCGCGAGGCATACATCAATCTCTCTCTTGCCCAGCGCATCGAGGGGATCGCTTCCAATGCGGTGACGGGTATCGGGATACGGACATCCGATGTCAGCCGGGCGGGAGAGGTTGCGACGCAAATTGAATCGTTGAGTGGTTATGGTGCGGAGAGCTGGGATGAAACCAATAAAAATGTCATTGATTTTTATAAGCGAAACGGGCGCATTACCCTTGTTCTTGTCGGTTTTGTGTTTGTCGTCGCCGGTCTTGGTGTTTCATCTGTTATGACGACTGTCGTTCTTCAGAAAAACAAGGATATCGCTATTATGCGCTCAATGGGGGTCCAACAGAACAGCATTACCCGTATCTTTATGGTGGAGGGTTTTATTATCGGGCTTTTCGGGGTGATGCTGGGCAGTCCGCTGGGGCATTTTATCTGCACACTTATCGCTTCGATCCGCTACGAGGCAAACACAGCAGGGACACTGCAGAGCGACAGGCTCAACCTTTTCGAAACGCCTGAGTCGCATCTGCTGGTCATTGTTTTCGGGATTCTTATCGCCGTCATCTCCTCGGTAGGTCCGGCCCGCCGCGCAGCAGGGTTTCTTCCTGTGAAAATTCTGCGAGGCCAGATATGAGGAGATATTGAACCAGTCAACCGAGACAATCAGCTTTTTTTTCCAGTTCGCAGTCACCGATCACCGATCACTGGTCACCGACCACTGGTCACTGGTCACCGATCACCGATCACTGGTCACTGATTATTTTTCTTCAATCAGGCAGACTGCGTGAGCTGCGGCGCCTTCCTGGCGACCGATGTAGCCGAGTTTTTCGTTTGTGGTTGCCTTGACTGATACCCGGCTCGTCTCGATATCCAGGCATTCGGCGATACTTTCTCTCATAGCCACAATGTAGGGCGCGACTTTTGGTCGTTCCATGAGCAGCATCGAGTCGATATTGACGATGGTGTAGCCTTCGTCAGCGATGAGTTTGCCGACATGACGCAGGAGTATTCTGCTGTCGATATCTTTGAAATCAGGGCTGGTATCGGGGAAATGCTTGCCGATGTCGCCCAGCGCGGCTGCGCCCAGAAGGGCATCGCTGATGGCGTGCAGCAGCACGTCTGCATCGCTGTGGCCTTTCAGCCCCATCGTGTGCGGGATTTCGATTCCGCCGATGATAAGTTTTCTGTTTTCGACAAACTGATGGACGTCAATGCCTATACCTACGCGCATGAGAGTAGAATTGCATGGGTTATGGTGAGTGATTCATGTGGGCAAAAGATAGCACTATTTTCCAGAAAAAGAGAACACGCAACCGTCTGCTCTTTTGCTTACGCCACAATCAAGCTTCCGCTATACTCTTCCAGTGTCATCTGTTCCGGGCTTGAGAAGTACTCTTCGAGCTTGTCGGCGATGGTTTGGCCAATGTCGGGGTAGACGAAGTTCATGGTGCCGATCTGGATCGCTCTGGCGCCGGTGACGAGGAATTCCATGGCGTCTTCGACGTTGGAAATGCCTCCCATGCCGACGATAGGGATGTTGACGGCGTTATAGACTTCCCAGACTTTGGCAAGAGCAACGGGCTTGATGGCGGGGCCGGACAGGCCTCCCGTGATGTTGGTGAGGAGTGGTTTTCTTGTTTTGTGGTCCACAGCCATTCCGACCAGTGTGTTGATCAGGGAGACGGAGTCTGCGCCTGCTTCTTCGGCGGCCAGCGCGATGGCGCTGATAGAGGTGACGTTCGGGGTGAGTTTGACCATGAGGTGGCGATTGGTGATCGAACGCAGCTTCGAGATGATTTCGAAGGTTGCTGTGCTGCTGACGCCCATGATCATGCATTCTCCCTTGACGTTCGGGCAGGAGAGGTTGATTTCGTAGCCATCGATGCCGTCGTATTCATCAATACGCTGCACAACCTGAACGTAATCGTCGATGGATTTTCCGGCCACGTTGACGATGACTGCTGTATCGAGGTTTTGCAGGAAAGGGAGTTTTTCTGCTACAAAGCGTTCGAGGCCAACATTGGCCAGTCCGATGGCGTTGACCATGCCGCAGGGGGTTTCAGCGATTCGCTGGGGCCTGTTGCCGATACGCGGTTCGGGAGAGATTGCTTTGGTGACAAGGCCTCCGATGCGGCTGAGGTCGGTGAGTTTCGAGAGTTCTTCGCCGTAGGAGACTGTTCCCGAGGCGAGAAGGACCGGTGAACGCAGTTCGAGCCCTCTTCCCAGAGCGACTGCGGTGTGTCGTGATTCCTGTGTCATACGTGGAGCGGTAAAATTCCGGAGTGTTGTGTTTCGGTGAAGCACTGATCGTGTTTCCCGATATCATTCCGGAGAGGCTAACTGAGCCTCTCCGGTTGATGATGGCTATTATTCCTCGTTGAGGTAATAGTTTGTGGTGTAATCCCTGACCATACGATGGGTGTTGTAGACCGGTCCGATTGTTGAAATGGCGTTACGGACTTTTTTCAGCCACTTGACCGGAATGTTATCTTCATTGCGTTCGTAGAAGGTCGGAATGATTTTGTTTTCCAGAGTGGCATAGAGTTCTTCGGCGTCGTGACGGTCCTGCTGTTCGTAGTCGTCGAACTGTTCGCCCTGGCCGATTGACCATCCGTTTTCACCGTTGTACGCCTCCGGCCACCATCCGTCCGGGATGCTGAAGTTGAGTCCGCCATGCAGTGCGATTTTCTGGCCTGATGTCCCGCTGGCTTCCATTGGTCTGAGGGGGTTGTTCAGCCAGATATCGACACCGGAGATCATTCTTTTGGCGACGCCGAGGTTGTAGTTTTCGAGGGAAATAATTTTTCCTTTGAACTGCGGAAGGCGGGCACATTCGACGATCTCCCGGATAAAGTGTTTCCCCGCATCGTCGTGAGGGTGCGCCTTGCCCGAAAAGATGATCTGGACAGGCATGGTTGGATTGTTGATCATCCTGTTGAGCCGTTCGATGTCCGAGAAAATCAGTGGAGCTCTCTTGTAGGTGGCGAACCGTCTGGCGAAGCCGATGGTCAGGACATCCGGCGACAGCGGATTTTTGGCCAGTTTCGACGAATCCTCCTCCATGTAGGTTCCATAGACGTGCTGATGGTAGAGCTGGTTGGAGAGGTAACGGTAAACGAAATCGATCAGGTTGCGCTTCAGGCGGTAACGCAGGCACCAGAGTTCCTTATCGGATACTTTTGCGAGAATTTTTTCAGCTTCTTCGGTCGATGAGGAGAGCGTTTCCAGACTGTCGGTGTAGTGTCTCCAGAACTTGTCGGTAAAGCCGCTTCCCCAGCTCGGGATATGGATGCCGTTGGTGATGTGGCCGATAGGGACGTCTTCGACGCTTTTGCCGGGATAGAGATGCTGCCACATTTCTCTTGACACCTCTCCGTGAAGCTTCGAAACGCCGTTTGCGCTTCTTGAGAGATTCAGGGCCAGAACGGTCATGGTGAACAGGCCGCCGAGGTTATTCTGGTCTTCGATACCGAGACGCATGAGATCGTCAAAGGAGATTCCTGCTTTTTCGAGGTACTTGCTGAACGAATAGTGCATCATGTCGCGAGAGAAGCGGTCATGGCCTGCGGGAACAGGAGTGTGTGTCGTGAAGACGCATTTCGAGGTGACGGCTTTTTTCGCGTCGTCGAGTGTCTGTCCCTCGGCCAGTTTGTCGGCAAGCAGTTCGAGGGTGAGGAATGCAGAGTGCCCCTCATTCATATGATAGACAGCAGGATCGAGGCCAAGGGCTTTGAGCAGCTTGATGCCGCCGATGCCGAGGAGAATTTCCTGATTGATGCGCAT
Coding sequences:
- the trpD gene encoding anthranilate phosphoribosyltransferase, with translation MQQNALLQQLLADNDLSSAEMEACITAIMTGGFSDIAIAAILALLQKKGVKATELSGAYRAMMTHAIPIELDEHAVDTCGTGGDHAGTFNVSTVAAIIANGAGVSIAKHGNRSVTSRCGSADVLEALGYTIDLSPEATMELFSKTRFAFLFAPLYHPSMKAVAHIRRELGIRTIFNTLGPLANPACVKRQVIGVYDPSIMELYIETLMKTGCRHAMVVHGKTESGAPLDESSVCGITHISELHEGVVSYHSVIPEEFGLSRWKTADLKGGDREDNAMIIRRILDGSASQAQIDASIYAAAMACYVSGKATCIDEGLCLCKESLENGDAAKNFSRILDLNREIADKHRTAVN
- a CDS encoding M24 family metallopeptidase encodes the protein MTHLWKLDLIRRKMADLQLDSFLLSDLHVIRWLSGFSGSSARVLLSQDRAVLFTDFRYREQVAEEVDSMECSIIDGGFLNAFAESGVPGPERLGIEKDVVSVGEFERLRARFDRLAIVPVSGFFDEFRMIKDAAELGALRQAARITEQTLEKIVPMISPEVTELDIAAEISYWHRRFGAERDSFEPIVASGPRSAMPHARPQPEKIREGSLIVIDMGCVCNGYASDQTRTFALGKIPDEAAKIYSIVRDAQQLGLDSIRCGMAAKELDAIVRNAIASHGYGEAFGHSLGHGVGVEVHELPRVSSASEDYLHPTTVFTVEPGIYLPGRFGVRIEDTVVLHESGPEPLQRYTKELVQL
- a CDS encoding ATP-binding protein, producing MSWDNIIGQSLQVNILKKSLAADRLAHAYLFSGPEGIGKEAVAFELAKQLNCSQRSPDPQKGSCDICESCLQATAFLHPNIEYVFPVESVLLDQIDPSKSENKKFSEAKARYEALIEQKKRNPYFTPVMERSMAILTEQVSDLQQKAAFMPSGGGRKVFIISQAEKLNQSAANKLLKLLEEPPKHVLFILVSSRPESILPTIRSRCQILKFSRIKPAEMEAWLSAACPAADEDILRFIVSASRGNLEKALDLSRSITDQAAMTLPGLELRNRAIDWLRNLLTPRRLQEAIRETEEMAKNLSRQEIASMLASLLLFFQDINHRRIDPRWEGLNNPDLESSVIRFVQNFRKPDFYEVSVATETTIRSIMRNANPFLTLSAYAIRIKQLIAG
- a CDS encoding branched-chain amino acid transaminase; amino-acid sequence: MNKSEKIWMNGELVNWHDAKIHILSHVIHYGSSTFEGIRCYDTDKGSAILFFDEHIKRLYQSSKIYRMEIPYSEQELKDAIIATIKANGHKACYIRPLVKRGQGALGVNPALASIEVAIATWEWGSYLGEEVLENGVDVCVSSWARLAPNTLPTWAKAGGNYLNSQLIKMEALMDNYAEGIGLDVHGYVAEGSGENIFVIRDGIIYTPMSGQSILPGITRNAVIHIARELGYEVQETLIPREALYIADEVFLTGTAAEITPVRSIDKYAVGDEKRGPITELLQSKYLDIVKKGTDPYNWLTFI
- a CDS encoding 6-phosphofructokinase, with protein sequence MKKIGILTSGGDCGGLNAVIKGAAFMALSKGIEMYIIPNGYAGLYNLIDNEKLVLLDQARLDQFSGNFAGSEAGHSRVKIKAISNPEKYNRIKEGMKKFELDGLVVSGGDDSGSVMVDLNSNGIHCIHAPKTMDLDLQTYSVGGDSTINRIAQFVQDLKTTGRTHNRILVTEVFGRYAGHTAFRSGIAAEADCILIPEIPVDWDVVYEHIVGRFTRRIRQSDVSAGTYTIVVAEGMKNADGTDIIDESAGVDAFGHQKLAGAGKYVCQEMKKRLKADPDMPIFMKETGMFVEGIYEIPEIREIHPGHLVRSGNTSAYDVNFGYEAGAAAVILLSEGKSGVTISKVKGRKIEYIESTKAIEQRFVDLDQVALYESIGVCFGRHVAAYEPILREVDGVYDRIY
- a CDS encoding ABC transporter permease; protein product: MTFFDEFKIAWVHLRERKRQSLLTALGVAVGSAMLITTIAVANGSTQNVINKIIDIAPHVIVSAEQITPLLPDNLIGYGQERLAMVEKNVTTRDKETIKNYPDVVSRIAALGTVEVAAPYVTSKMIVRNKSRFTPCIAKGVLPAEESGIANLRGKLLEPNALQELDYTPSGIILGDQLAEKLKAGYHSRLVLISQGSEEYPVIVVGRFSTGFNAKDEREAYINLSLAQRIEGIASNAVTGIGIRTSDVSRAGEVATQIESLSGYGAESWDETNKNVIDFYKRNGRITLVLVGFVFVVAGLGVSSVMTTVVLQKNKDIAIMRSMGVQQNSITRIFMVEGFIIGLFGVMLGSPLGHFICTLIASIRYEANTAGTLQSDRLNLFETPESHLLVIVFGILIAVISSVGPARRAAGFLPVKILRGQI
- the ispF gene encoding 2-C-methyl-D-erythritol 2,4-cyclodiphosphate synthase; this encodes MRVGIGIDVHQFVENRKLIIGGIEIPHTMGLKGHSDADVLLHAISDALLGAAALGDIGKHFPDTSPDFKDIDSRILLRHVGKLIADEGYTIVNIDSMLLMERPKVAPYIVAMRESIAECLDIETSRVSVKATTNEKLGYIGRQEGAAAHAVCLIEEK
- a CDS encoding dihydroorotate dehydrogenase is translated as MTQESRHTAVALGRGLELRSPVLLASGTVSYGEELSKLTDLSRIGGLVTKAISPEPRIGNRPQRIAETPCGMVNAIGLANVGLERFVAEKLPFLQNLDTAVIVNVAGKSIDDYVQVVQRIDEYDGIDGYEINLSCPNVKGECMIMGVSSTATFEIISKLRSITNRHLMVKLTPNVTSISAIALAAEEAGADSVSLINTLVGMAVDHKTRKPLLTNITGGLSGPAIKPVALAKVWEVYNAVNIPIVGMGGISNVEDAMEFLVTGARAIQIGTMNFVYPDIGQTIADKLEEYFSSPEQMTLEEYSGSLIVA
- the glgP gene encoding alpha-glucan family phosphorylase, encoding MRQYIAELQRLSRNLWWSWDTEAKELFKELSPLLWERVNHNPVELLRHISNDELMARLDCEFGEKLSHVIDRFDAYLASNDTWAAHNAPSLTKKPVAYFSAEFGIHESVRIYSGGLGVLSGDHIKSASDLGLNFIGITLFYKEGYFRQHLNQDGWQIENYPTQYPESLPIEKVTDAEGKDLVISINIAQSEVFAQAWCLHVGRAKLYLLDTNIPANEAHYRNVCGRVYGGDQNMRINQEILLGIGGIKLLKALGLDPAVYHMNEGHSAFLTLELLADKLAEGQTLDDAKKAVTSKCVFTTHTPVPAGHDRFSRDMMHYSFSKYLEKAGISFDDLMRLGIEDQNNLGGLFTMTVLALNLSRSANGVSKLHGEVSREMWQHLYPGKSVEDVPIGHITNGIHIPSWGSGFTDKFWRHYTDSLETLSSSTEEAEKILAKVSDKELWCLRYRLKRNLIDFVYRYLSNQLYHQHVYGTYMEEDSSKLAKNPLSPDVLTIGFARRFATYKRAPLIFSDIERLNRMINNPTMPVQIIFSGKAHPHDDAGKHFIREIVECARLPQFKGKIISLENYNLGVAKRMISGVDIWLNNPLRPMEASGTSGQKIALHGGLNFSIPDGWWPEAYNGENGWSIGQGEQFDDYEQQDRHDAEELYATLENKIIPTFYERNEDNIPVKWLKKVRNAISTIGPVYNTHRMVRDYTTNYYLNEE